One window of the Manihot esculenta cultivar AM560-2 chromosome 14, M.esculenta_v8, whole genome shotgun sequence genome contains the following:
- the LOC110600335 gene encoding uncharacterized protein LOC110600335, whose protein sequence is MSLLEVIRNASANTDKVASQSEYPIILNADDVFLNLKPQLETVDPTSLANPVTGWQLSQGDTQLIESGKKFYTKLKRKLKDTTNFSKGEFVEILNLFLEKIAEKFGISAGVDTSDNGYTQVLVEKTGFLMGRDVAGLVLEACVRLEIWYLVETLIVKGIIDHSCYSNLVTSLVVKKRSDLLCLIIKHAPDLGLTELLCILKYFLCPSKDAYSSMVNVRKEWESQALLAIEKVKDKKLSDKKSHVAKEASILLMLAHDGFSTSELCLHYLLASPNVDEVILSASIGKLNVKEMMNLIRYLGKWLKKYEMFPQAVPCPKASSVLGLKACDWVPKLEDIVKFLELVLDENFSSLVLHPEFHEELKSIETLVGPLALEAKLCCSVANVIENLKTEAEGEQS, encoded by the coding sequence ATGTCTTTGCTTGAGGTGATCAGAAATGCTTCAGCCAATACTGACAAAGTTGCATCACAGTCTGAATACCCAATAATCCTAAACGCAGATGATGTTTTCCTCAATTTGAAGCCACAGCTTGAAACTGTAGACCCTACCTCACTTGCTAATCCTGTTACTGGGTGGCAACTCTCGCAAGGTGATACTCAACTCATTGAATCAGGCAAGAAATTCTATACTAAGCTCAAACGAAAGCTCAAAGACACTACTAATTTCAGTAAAGGTGAATTTGTTGAAATTTTGAATCTGTTTCTTGAGAAAATTGCGGAGAAGTTTGGGATTTCTGCTGGAGTTGATACCTCAGATAATGGCTATACCCAGGTCTTGGTTGAAAAGACGGGGTTTTTGATGGGTCGTGATGTGGCGGGATTGGTTTTGGAGGCCTGTGTTAGGTTGGAGATTTGGTACTTGGTGGAGACTTTGATTGTTAAAGGAATTATTGACCATTCATGTTATTCAAATTTGGTAACAAGTCTTGTAGTAAAAAAGAGGTCTGATTTGCTGTGTTTGATTATCAAACATGCTCCAGATCTTGGATTGACCGAGTTGCTATGcattttgaaatattttcttTGTCCATCAAAAGACGCCTATAGTAGTATGGTGAATGTCAGGAAGGAGTGGGAGAGCCAGGCGTTGTTAGCTATTGAAAAGGTGAAGGACAAGAAACTCTCAGACAAGAAATCACACGTAGCTAAGGAGGCTTCAATTTTGCTTATGCTTGCCCATGATGGTTTCTCAACATCTGAGCTTTGTTTGCATTATTTGCTGGCCTCACCAAATGTTGATGAAGTTATATTATCAGCTTCAATAGGTAAATTGAATGTTAAAGAGATGATGAATTTAATTAGGTATCTTGGGAAGTGGTTAAAAAAGTATGAAATGTTTCCTCAGGCAGTTCCATGCCCTAAGGCTTCATCTGTGCTGGGCTTGAAAGCTTGTGATTGGGttcccaaacttgaagatattGTTAAATTTCTGGAGTTGGTGCTGGATGAAAACTTCTCTTCCCTGGTGTTGCATCCAGAGTTTCATGAAGAGCTGAAATCAATTGAGACATTGGTTGGTCCTCTGGCTTTAGAAGCCAAATTATGTTGCTCTGTGGCAAATGTGATTGAGAATTTGAAAACTGAAGCTGAAGGTGAACAGAGTTAG